In one Novosphingobium humi genomic region, the following are encoded:
- a CDS encoding C-glycoside deglycosidase beta subunit domain-containing protein codes for MLPVERIIGEEGLTATPRGARLAMRLPWYRSLPFSTVEVAGVTLDGAPVDLADAVVEFDDASFPLAEIGEQTNAFWFVRDSAFLVMPGVELAAGSEHEVSLLLHVNPPYIPGMKRVNPQTATLRVN; via the coding sequence ATGCTGCCTGTTGAACGAATCATCGGCGAGGAGGGCCTGACAGCCACCCCGCGCGGGGCAAGGCTGGCGATGCGCCTGCCATGGTATCGCTCCTTGCCGTTCTCGACGGTCGAGGTGGCAGGCGTGACGCTGGACGGTGCGCCGGTCGATCTGGCCGATGCGGTCGTCGAATTTGACGATGCCAGCTTTCCGCTGGCCGAGATCGGCGAGCAGACCAATGCGTTCTGGTTCGTGCGCGACAGCGCGTTTCTGGTGATGCCCGGCGTGGAACTGGCGGCGGGCAGCGAGCATGAAGTCTCGCTGCTGCTGCATGTGAACCCGCCCTATATTCCGGGCATGAAGCGCGTGAACCCGCAAACCGCCACGCTGCGCGTCAACTGA